The following DNA comes from Diprion similis isolate iyDipSimi1 chromosome 14, iyDipSimi1.1, whole genome shotgun sequence.
GGTGTTGACGTGACtattcaagaaaaaacaaaattgcgaGATTACAAGTTTTGTTGACACTTAGATTACAGCAATCAAACAACGCATGCATGAATTTGCATCAGTTCATCCCACGTCACAAGTATTCAGGTTGATCGATTAAAACGCATAAACCGAAATTACAtcacatttttataatttcatgaGAAATATAGAAATTTCTCTGCAGCCTTAGaccgaatataataataacgaccaacagaaatcaaatttaattcttGTACCGATTCGTTAGCACAATTCATCGATAATATGATTTGAACCGTGTTCGCTGATGTATTTCTGTATCGAAGAAATGACTAATATTATGCTTAGCTTTCTTAGTATTATACGAATTCGTATTACTCTTACTTAGTTAATAGATTAACATTAAACAATGCATTAgtgttgtataaaaaaaatatcgtttaaaattattttattcaagcttACGTAAACTGCCATTAATTTAGTATTTTACGActgtttgtatatatgtataatacatagtATGTATTCAATACTTTGGAGTTGCAGTCTTATTCTGACTATAGCAAATATGAATTTGAAAGCAATGCGTCATGGAGCATGTTAGTTTAAAAATACATCTTCACCTTGTCTTTTCTTGTTCGATCAGCACGAAAAATTTACTTCAATGTTTATTGAGTTTTCACACACTCCGATGGAATGAGGAAATGGATAAATTGTACGTTCAtcgcaagaaaaaaacaaacaagaccGAATATGTAAacatgctatatatatatttgatataAATATAGTGTAAAGTCAATGAGTCTTATCATAAATACATAGTAAGTAGTTTTATAGTTGGCAGTTAGGTCacgttgaaaaaagttaaaataaattaataaaaatgcatGACGATAAGTATACGTTTATAAAACAGGTTATAACAAAATTTCGtgtaaaatatatgaatatatatgttttataaaagaaataaCTTTCCTAAAGGAAACGAATAAGAACCAAACAATCGATattaaacaacaaaaaaacctTGTATAATTTAATTCTTGCTTCTTATTTCTCGATCATCAGTTATGATCATTGCCATTTACTCATCATGAACggaataacatttttcatatttatttatttcgtagGCAGTTctggaaagaaaaatgcaatttttgttctttaatAGAAATTTAATTCGACCTTTCCTCAATAGTGATCCAATTTCCAGGAGATACCAATACTCAAGACGGTATTACTTTTCCTCGAACGGCGGAATACGGCCTTCAATCTTGCTCAgcgaaattgataaattattacaagaAAACGATAAAGCAATGCCTGTTGCTCTCAATTAGTCGTCGTTCCTTAACGAGCCACCTTTACCGACCCACCTTTCCTTTAGCTGGACCTTCAGTCCCAAGTCTCTAAGAGCGGCTTTGATGTCCTCCTCAAGCCTCTCACCGTGCTTCTGCATAGCGTTTAGAAACAGATCTTCGATACCATGTACCAAGAATTCACGTGACTCGGTCTTATTTCTCACAGACATGTTTCTTACAGCCCAAGAAGCTTGTCTTATCACATTCATACTGTTCGGATGCGTCTTTATTGTGTCTACGATCACTAACGGTGCACCACAGTCGTAAAAAACACCTGCGTTAGATGGACTCCTCAGCGTCAACGCTGAGATACAAGCCATTCCTGCTGCAGCGATTGTCTCAAAGTTCTGTAAGTCAGGAAATAATATGGATTTAGAAAGACTCGACTTAGTCTGTGCTAAAATTATTGACTGAAAATTACTACCTTAAGTCTGCTGATTGCAGATACAATCAGAGGAACTCCGCCAGAAGTGACAATATGTGCTTTGACGTCATCGTTTCCCGCCAGAGCTTTAAGCAACTTCAACGCTTGTCGATTCAGCTTTTCTGCATCAGGATAATCGACCATTACGTCGAGGATGAATTTCAAACCACCGGCATCATGTACCGTCTGGCAAAATTCGTTTCTGACAATCAGAGATGCCAGAGTGAGCATTAAATCCCCGACGACGCTTTTGTCATTTTGGAATCCtggaatatttatttgttgaaTGTATTTAAATGTGATTTACGTATGCTGGATgtgtaaaaatagaaacaatAATTACTTTGAAGCAAGGAGGTAAGCGGAGCAAGGGAATCTTTCGCGATAGCGGTTGCGTGTTCGTGTGCCTTTCCGTATTCGTGTCTAACATCATCGTCCAGTACCAAAGCCCTGAATACCGCACAAATGTCCTTTAACTCGCTTCCTGCTGTTTCTTCTCTGTCTAATAGTTGTTTAAGCTTATCAAGGACATTGGCTTGGAATATATTTTGCCTGTTCATTTCGTGCTTTATACAACATTCTCGTATCCAACGAAGCACTGCCTGTACCGTCGATATGTCCCTCTGACAGTCCAAAAGTCTGTAAAATGAATTTGTGAAACGTTTTATTCATCCAGGTTTGaagtcgca
Coding sequences within:
- the LOC124414831 gene encoding armadillo repeat-containing protein 6 homolog; the encoded protein is MVRVITQETYDEVVKENIEEFSMSPEEAIDDAVKQFEAQGIDLSNVIKDLVISNDSETIQTCLNVLTARSKSNNKDDCTDIQDSLQKLQTEFNKDMARRMLAAKHGAYCTLIDLIEESKDNDTILIPALKTITSLMTGYPDLLDDKGIALQIELLDCQRDISTVQAVLRWIRECCIKHEMNRQNIFQANVLDKLKQLLDREETAGSELKDICAVFRALVLDDDVRHEYGKAHEHATAIAKDSLAPLTSLLQRFQNDKSVVGDLMLTLASLIVRNEFCQTVHDAGGLKFILDVMVDYPDAEKLNRQALKLLKALAGNDDVKAHIVTSGGVPLIVSAISRLKNFETIAAAGMACISALTLRSPSNAGVFYDCGAPLVIVDTIKTHPNSMNVIRQASWAVRNMSVRNKTESREFLVHGIEDLFLNAMQKHGERLEEDIKAALRDLGLKVQLKERWVGKGGSLRNDD